A region of Silurus meridionalis isolate SWU-2019-XX chromosome 13, ASM1480568v1, whole genome shotgun sequence DNA encodes the following proteins:
- the LOC124395923 gene encoding extracellular calcium-sensing receptor: MGFACQLLGKFDMQDMFKEGDIMIGGIFPIFNKQENIVASFTKKPPKVECTGFDLRAFRWTRTMMFAIEEINRDDNLLPNITLGYKILDSCASPTNVLRAALTLVSMSEKNESSSQCYPPPLSAIVAESGSTQSLVVAGAFGPFRVPVVSYFSTCECLSDKNKYPTFFRTIPSDYYQAKALAFLVKRFEWTWIGVLQSDNDYGRNGISAFTKEVQELGVCISFVGTILRTYPQSKILEVVEIIKQSTVKVILAFVPEGDLYPLMKEVVKQNITGIQWIGSEAWVTADRPSTPEMFKYFGGTIGFVVRKMAIPKLGPVLREINPYNKSESSFVTDFWETIVGCRPPSSVNDVLNGTKTCTGAETVDYTNKFFDVTQLRETYNVYQAVYAIAHALHQVMFCENPETNVSKQCRSVLEIIPNMVSEQLKKVHFVDAFGEDVFFDQNGDPPASYEVINWQLRDGQVQHIGVGYFSTSAEGKYELVINEDRIVWRTGNLTPKAVCSEVCPQGTRKAQIKGKPMCCFDCIPCTDGSISNTTGAADCITCPEEYWSNERKDTCVMKITEFLSYTETMGIVLITVSLFGACLAFSTMLVFIYFRNTPIVKANNSELSLLLLLSLIFCFLCPLTFIGELTVWSCMLRHTAFGIAFALCISCMLGKTIVVVTAFRATLPGNNVAGKFGPTQQRAIVCSCTAVQIVICVIWLNVAPPFPDKVFEQHSKKIILECNTGSDAAFYAVLGYIGFLALICLVLAFLARKLPDNFNEAKFITFSMLIFCAVWITFIPAYVSSPGKYTVAVEIFAILSSAFGLLLCIFAPKCYIILIKPERNTRKHVMGKNPNK, encoded by the exons ATGG GGTTTGCATGCCAGCTGCTGGGTAAGTTTGACATGCAAGATATGTTTAAAGAAGGAGATATTATGATAGGTGGAATTTTCCCTATATTTAACAAGCAGGAGAATATTGTTGCTTCATTTACAAAGAAACCACCTAAAGTGGAATGTACAGG ATTTGACCTGCGAGCCTTTCGCTGGACCAGAACGATGATGTTTGCGATAGAGGAAATCAATCGAGACGATAATctgcttcctaacatcactttAGGCTATAAAATTTTAGACTCTTGTGCCTCTCCTACTAATGTTTTGCGAGCTGCCCTCACTTTGGTGAGCATGTCAGAGAAAAATGAATCCTCCTCTCAGTGTTATCCACCTCCCCTATCAGCCATTGTAGCTGAATCAGGATCTACCCAGTCATTAGTAGTGGCTGGGGCATTTGGACCTTTCAGAGTACCAGTG GTGAGTTACTTTTCAACATGTGAATGTTTaagtgacaaaaataaatatcccACATTTTTCCGAACAATACCAAGTGACTATTACCAGGCAAAGGCTTTGGCGTTCCTTGTTAAACGGTTTGAATGGACATGGATTGGAGTTTTACAGTCCGACAACGATTATGGACGAAACGGAATATCAGCGTTCACGAAAGAAGTGCAGGAACTCGgtgtttgcatttcatttgttgGCACGATTCTGCGGACATACCCCCAAAGTAAAATCCTCGAAGTggttgaaataataaaacaatcaaCAGTCAAAGTGATTCTCGCGTTCGTGCCAGAAGGCGATTTGTATCCTTTAATGAAAGAAGtggtaaaacaaaacataacagGAATACAGTGGATTGGAAGTGAAGCCTGGGTAACTGCAGACAGACCATCTACTCCAGAAATGTTCAAATATTTTGGAGGAACAATAGGATTTGTGGTTCGAAAGATGGCCATACCGAAACTAGGGCCAGTTCTCAGGGAGATCAACCcttataataaatcagaatcGAGTTTCGTCACTGATTTCTGGGAAACTATTGTAGGCTGCAGGCCTCCATCATCAGTAAATGACGTACTTAATGGCACAAAAACATGCACGGGAGCAGAAACGGTGGATTACACAAACAAATTTTTTGATGTCACACAACTCAGGGAGACATATAATGTTTACCAAGCAGTGTATGCAATTGCACATGCATTACACCAGGTGATGTTTTGTGAAAATCCTGAGACCAATGTTTCAAAACAGTGTCGTTCTGTGTTAGAAATAATCCCAAATATG gtAAGTGAACAGTTAAAAAAGGTACATTTTGTGGATGCATTTGGAGAAGATGTGTTCTTTGACCAAAATGGAGACCCACCCGCCTCATATGAAGTTATAAACTGGCAGCTAAGAGACGGCCAAGTGCAGCATATTGGAGTTGGCTatttcagcacatctgcagaaGGAAAATATGAACTTGTGATTAATGAAGACAGGATTGTCTGGAGAACAGGAAATTTG ACACCAAAAGCTGTTTGCTCAGAAGTCTGTCCGCAAGGCACAAGAAAAGCACAAATTAAAGGAAAGCCTATGTGCTGCTTTGACTGTATCCCATGCACCGATGGCTCGATATCAAACACAACAG GAGCAGCAGATTGCATCACCTGCCCTGAAGAGTACTGGTCGAATGAAAGAAAAGACACCTGCGTCATGAAAATCACAGAGTTTCTTTCATACACAGAAACAATGGGCATTGTTTTAATAACTGTGTCATTATTTGGTGCTTGTCTTGCATTTTCCACTATGTTGGTTTTTATATACTTTAGAAACACACCAATAGTAAAAGCAAATAATTCAGAACTGAGTTTACTTTTACTTCTTTCTCTTATATTTTGCTTCCTCTGTCCTCTCACATTTATTGGTGAGCTGACAGTCTGGTCCTGCATGTTGCGTCACACAGCATTTGGTATTGCTTTTGCCCTCTGCATTTCCTGTATGTTGGGTAAAACTATTGTTGTGGTAACTGCCTTTAGAGCAACTTTACCTGGAAATAATGTGGCAGGAAAGTTTGGCCCAACTCAGCAAAGAGCCATTGTGTGTTCATGCACTGCAGTTCAAATCGTAATTTGTGTTATTTGGCTAAATGTTGCACCACCATTTCCTGACAAAGTCTTTGAACaacatagtaaaaaaataattttagagtGTAACACAGGCTCAGATGCTGCCTTTTATGCTGTTCTAGgttacattggatttcttgctcTTATTTGTTTGGTTCTGGCATTTTTAGCCAGAAAGCTACCTGATAATTTCAATGAAGCCAAATTCATCACATTTAGCATGCTAATATTTTGTGCAGTTTGGatcacatttattccagcttatGTCAGCTCTCCTGGGAAGTATACAGTAGCTGTAGAAATATTCGCAATTTTGTCTTCAGCTTTTGGCCTGTTGTTATGCATTTTTGCACCAAAGTGTtacatcattttaattaaaccggaaagaaacacaagaaaacatGTAATGGGAAAGaatccaaataaataa